Within Streptomyces antibioticus, the genomic segment GGCGTTGAAGGAGAACGTCGAGGTCGCGCGGGAGGCGGTGGCGGCGACCCCGGCCGACGATCCCGACCGGGCGCTGTATCTGTTCAACCTGGGGGTCGCGGTGAAGACGTCGTTCGACCGGGGCGGCGAGCGGCGGGAGCTGGACCAGGCGAGGAGCTGTTTCGCCGAGGCGGCCGGCACCCGGACGGCCGCGGCGGACCTCAGGGTCGCCTCCGCCCGGTACGCCGCGGACGGCGATCTGGAGGCCGGTGACCCGGCGCACGCCCTGGTGATGGCGGAACGGGTCGCCGAGCTGGTCGGGCTGGTGGCGCCGCGGCGGCTGCGGCGCGCGGACCGGCTGCACCGGGTCACGGGGCTGCACGGCATGGCGGCCACGGTCGCGGCGGCCGCGGTCGCCGCCGGAGACCCGGGCCGCGCGGTCGAGCTGCTGGAGCAGACCAGGGGGCTGCTGATCGCCGACACCCTGGACACCCGGGGCGATCTCGGCGAACTCCGGCTCCGCGCACCGGAGTTGGCCGCGCGCTTCGACGCCCTGCGGGACGCCGTCGAGGCGAGCGACCACGCCGTGGACGCGACCGAGGAGGACCGCGCGGACCTGATGGCCCGCTGGGACGGGCTGCTCGGACGGATCCGGGAGGTCCCCGGCCTCGCGGGCTTCCTGTCGCCGCCCGCCGTCGAGGACGTCCGGCACGCGGCCGTGGACGGCCCGGTCGTCTATCTCGTCGCGCACGGCGAGGCGGGCCACGCCCTCGTCCTGCGGGACGCGGCGGAGGAGCCGGTCCGGGCCGTGCCGTTGCCCGCGTTCACCGAGGACGCCGTCCGCGAGCAGGTGGACGTGCTGCGCGCCGCGTCGGACGCCCTGGACGGCGACGACCCGCTCGCCGCCCAGCGGCGGATCCTCGGCGTGCTGGCCTGGATGTGGGACAGCTTCGCGCGCGAGGTCCTCGACGCCCTCGGCCACCCGGAACCCCCGGCCCCCGGACGGCCGTGGCCGCGGGTGTGGTGGTGCCCGGTCGGTGTCGCGACGTTCCTGCCCCTGCACGCCGCGGGACGGCACGACGGCGGCTCCGACGCGGTGCTCGACAGGGTGATCTCCTCCTACACGCCCACCGCGCGGGCCCTGCTGCACGCGCGTGCGCTGCGGGGGCCGGACCCCGCCGCCGGACGCACGGTGGTCGTCGCCGTGCCCGACGCGCCGGACGTCACTCCCCTGCCCGGCGCCACGGAGGAGGCCGCGAGCCTGCGGCGGCTCGTCCCCGCGGCGACCGTCCTGCCGTCCCCGGGCGGCACCACGACCCACGACGGTGTCACGGCGGCGCTGACCACCCACGACGTCGCGCACTTCGCCTGCCACGGCTTCGCCGACCTGGACAACCCCTCCGACAGCCTGCTGGTCCTGCACGACCACCTGACGCGTCCGCTGACGCTCACCACGATCGCCCGGCTCCGCCTGGCCGACGCCGGCCTCGCCTATCTCTCGGCGTGCGGCACCACCGACACCGGCCCCCGCCACGCCGACGAGGCGACCCACCTCACCGCCGCCTTCCATCTGGCCGGCTACCGCTCCGTCGTCGGCACCCTGTGGCCCGTCACGGACCGCACCGCCAGGGCCGTCGCCCGCCGCTTCTACGACCGTCTCACCGACGGCGGCGGCACCCCGCCCCGGCCCGCCCGCTCGGCCGAGGCGCTGCACGACGCGGTCCGGCACCGGCGCGCGGCCCGTCCGGCGATCCCGGCCCAGTGGGCGGCGTACGTCCACACCGGGCTGTAGCCGGGGGCGGGTCGTGACGGGCCCCGGCCCGTACAGGGATGTCCCCGTGGCGGAGGACCACTGACCCGGGGCCGCCGCGTCAGGCTTCCCGGGTGCCGCCCGGCGGCGCCGTCGTGCCCCTGACCTCCAGGGTCGGGGCCGTCAGATCGACGTGGGCGGGGCGATCGGGGTCGGCGATACGGGCGAGCAGGTGCTGGGCGGCACGGCGGCCCACCTCGTGGCTGGCGTTGTCCACGGTGGTGAGCCAGAGGTGGCGGAGCTGGGAGAGGTACGTGTTGTCGTACCCGACGAGGGAGAGGTCCCGTGGGACGGCAAGGCCGCTCGCCTCGGCGGCGGAGAGCGCGCCGACGCAGGTCACGTCGTTGACCGCGAACACGGCGGTCGGGCGCCGTGGGCCGTTCAGGAGCCGGACGGTGGCCCGGTAGCCGCCCTCCTCGGTGAGGTCGCCCCGCTCCACCCGGGCCGTGTCGGCGAGGCCGTGCGCGCGCATGGTGGCCTCGAAGCTGCGGCGGCGCAGCTCACCCACCGCGCCCGGCCCGGCGATGTGGGCGATGTGCCGGTGGCCGAGGCCGATGAGGTGCTCGGTGGCCAGCCGGGCGCCCTCTTCGTCGTCGCCCGCGACGACGTCCACGGCGGGCAGCACCGGTTCCCGGGCGCCGGCGACGACGGTGGGCACCCGGCCCGCCGCAGCGCGCAGCACGCCGGGGTCCTGGAGGGTGCCGACGGCGATCAGGCCGTCCACGCGCAGTTCGGTGAAGGTGTGGGCGAGGTCCTCGCCGAGGCGCCGGTTGAGATGGCCGTCGGCGAGGAGCATGCGCAGACCGTTGTCGTACAGCCGGGAGTTGAGCCCGTCGAGCAGGTCCACGAACCAGGGGTTGCGCAGGTCGTTCAGGAGCACCCCGACCGTGCGGGTGCGGCGCTCGCTCAGGCTGCGGGCGGCGGCGTTGGGCCGGTAGCCGAGTTCCTCGACGGCGGCGAGGACGGCCTGCCGCTTCTCCGGCCGTACGCCGTCGGCGCCGCGCAGCACCAGGGAGACCAGCGATTTGGACACGCCCGCCCGCGCGGCGACGTCACGGATGGTCGGGGTCCTCATGGTGTGGACCGTTCCATACGGCTGTCCGCTTTGTAAAGCCGACCCGGCTGACCGACGACCCTTGACACC encodes:
- a CDS encoding CHAT domain-containing protein, producing MVSSPEVTDRDRTLARLRTALDSAVAQGDPDAVAGDDHTVLAAVLAELAEPDVLADGAVRSALGRLHWLRYLALPDSDDDLDRAVALLTPPADEDRAALTRFREAVTARGGSGLLSDLGTVLRTLSDATGDTALLDEAVEAGRAAVAAVAPDSPARAGVLSNLGLALHTRFDTTGETAALREAVDVERAAAAALSPDHPDRAAVLSNLGIGLRGLFQRTGDVDVLAEAVDVGRDAVAAWSPDAPDRIMAWSNLAGSLRALAERTGDPEPLRESVRLMRDVLAATPPDHPGRAMYLGNLCTALFTLYAHAGDLDELADAVAAGRAAVTAAPDGSPEQARYASNLGGALRALYARTGEVGVLREAVECGRTSVTATPDGDPQLGGRLSNLGATLQTLFDRTGDEDALAEAVERGRAAVAGTPPDHPNLAMYLSNLSGILQTSFQRFGDLGTLREAVDATRRAVAATPSDHPGRGPRLSNFVAVLHTLFARTGEAGLLTEAVAAARDSVDATPADHPEHAGRLANLGIALRALAKESDDAGALDEAIGAARRAVALTPAGHPDRATYCSNLGAALQTLLERTGDVTALKENVEVAREAVAATPADDPDRALYLFNLGVAVKTSFDRGGERRELDQARSCFAEAAGTRTAAADLRVASARYAADGDLEAGDPAHALVMAERVAELVGLVAPRRLRRADRLHRVTGLHGMAATVAAAAVAAGDPGRAVELLEQTRGLLIADTLDTRGDLGELRLRAPELAARFDALRDAVEASDHAVDATEEDRADLMARWDGLLGRIREVPGLAGFLSPPAVEDVRHAAVDGPVVYLVAHGEAGHALVLRDAAEEPVRAVPLPAFTEDAVREQVDVLRAASDALDGDDPLAAQRRILGVLAWMWDSFAREVLDALGHPEPPAPGRPWPRVWWCPVGVATFLPLHAAGRHDGGSDAVLDRVISSYTPTARALLHARALRGPDPAAGRTVVVAVPDAPDVTPLPGATEEAASLRRLVPAATVLPSPGGTTTHDGVTAALTTHDVAHFACHGFADLDNPSDSLLVLHDHLTRPLTLTTIARLRLADAGLAYLSACGTTDTGPRHADEATHLTAAFHLAGYRSVVGTLWPVTDRTARAVARRFYDRLTDGGGTPPRPARSAEALHDAVRHRRAARPAIPAQWAAYVHTGL
- a CDS encoding LacI family DNA-binding transcriptional regulator, coding for MRTPTIRDVAARAGVSKSLVSLVLRGADGVRPEKRQAVLAAVEELGYRPNAAARSLSERRTRTVGVLLNDLRNPWFVDLLDGLNSRLYDNGLRMLLADGHLNRRLGEDLAHTFTELRVDGLIAVGTLQDPGVLRAAAGRVPTVVAGAREPVLPAVDVVAGDDEEGARLATEHLIGLGHRHIAHIAGPGAVGELRRRSFEATMRAHGLADTARVERGDLTEEGGYRATVRLLNGPRRPTAVFAVNDVTCVGALSAAEASGLAVPRDLSLVGYDNTYLSQLRHLWLTTVDNASHEVGRRAAQHLLARIADPDRPAHVDLTAPTLEVRGTTAPPGGTREA